The genomic window AAACTTTCCAAACCATCATTGCCAAGCCATCTCAACTTGTCCCCTTTGAAGTGGACAAACTGTTGAGCATTGATTGCTTGCTTGTTTTCTGACCTTCTATTATCCTACTTTCAGCAAAACCATCAAGCCCGACTTGGAATCTATTTATCAATATTATTCACACAAAGCCAACTATTATTCTTGGAAAATATCATCTAAATGTCTTTAGATCATTCTGCCATCAGAAAAGAGTCACCTTTTACATTGTGCCTTAATACTCTCTTGCATTTTTGGATCCATGACATTTCTTTTTTGGCTTTCATTTTTCTTTGTTCACTGACGTCCATGTACAAAGGTTGCTATATGCTTGGCCGCTATCAATATAAAGCATTCACTACATCAAAGATTTTCTCACGATAGTTCACATGACTCCGTAAAAGTTACCTGAAAATGCATCATGATTATATCAAATTATACTGATATACTATTAATTTTGTGAAGATGATGTTCTTGTTAAAATATCATGAAATTAACATCATATTTTTGACAGACAGGCTGTCTATTTTGTGCATCATGAAATTAGGAGGAGAGAGATCTGTAGTAGAAGTTGATCAACAACTAAGCAAGATCATAAAAATTCTTTGCATTGCCTCGCAATGCCAATCATTTTCTATAAATCGATCTTCATATGTGGAGCTGATTGTACATGGGGCACATGTTGATTTCTTTGGACTTGaggattaaaaaatatgatttttacttCATGAAGCAATTGAATACATGGGAGAACATTGTGTTTGAATGCAGTTCAATTGTAACATAGATATGGTACATTTTGATGTTGCATTTCTGTAGTTGGAATAACGTGGTATGTCCAATTCCTGTTTGCAGAACTCGGTGATTGATGGAATTAAGCACACAGCACCAGCAGATAAGCTCCATAATACCCCAAAGACACCTGTGGTGGCATATGGTTCTGCATCCTCGGACCGTCCCTatgcttgtccatatgaaggcTGTGGAAAAGCCTACATTCATGAGTACAAACTAAACCTCCATCTGAGAAGGGAACATCCTGGCCACAATTCAGAAGAAAATGGCAAGCATGCACCTGCTGCCGACCATGCCATGGATGAAGCTAGCGATCAGGATGCTTATATTGCAAAGGGTGGTGGTGGCAAGAACAACAAAAGAAGCAAGCCCAATCTCATACAGAAGATGCCACCTGCGAAGGTGCCGAATCGGAAGGACTCAAATTTGGCTCCTGCAAACGTTAGCACTGTCAAGAAGCAGTGGGCAAGCAAAGAGGTTTATGAGGAAGATAGTGAAGAGACAGAGGAAGATCGAGACAATGTTGAAGAGGATGGGTGGAGGTATCAAGGGGTGAATGGTGATGATGAGGAGACAGAGGATGAAGATTAACTCTTTGACTGCAGTCTCTGATATGTTGCATGAACACCAGCCATGTTTCTGAATGTTCACACAGTTGAGATGTAGTTGATGTCCACCATACCTCGTGTCATGCAGCATCACAATAGTCATGTTGTTGTGGTATTACTGTTGTTGTGGTATTACTGAATTTTGGTTAGATCTTGTTGAATGTGATGCCCGATTGGGAGCATTCATAGCAGGTGTAAGTTATATCCAGGCAGACTGGGTGTGTTTGTGTATTAATTGCAGTCCTTGTCGTGCTTTTAGGTGAGATGCTGGCCCTTCTGCTAAGATATGCAGAAACAGCTGTGAGGCTTGATGTTCTTTATCAACACCAGACTCACCTTCAAGTCAGGAGTTCTAAACTGAGTTATGTATCACGGCTTCTTAAGTGATGAATGTGATGCAATGTAAGCAGTGGGTTTTAATGTTTTAGGTATTTGTTAGGAGGTTGTCTATTTTTTGATGAAGTTGATATGCTGCATGGATTTTAATGTTTTATGCATTCGTTATGAGGTTGTCCTAAATCATCAAGAATCTAATCCCCTCCATAAATGGTGAGGGCAAGAGGAAGCTAACTTGGAAGGATCTGAACCTATGGCCTTCAATAAAGAGGATGTTAACCGCCCACGGCTACGCCCTATTACGCTTTCGTGCCTTGGATCTCGTTTCACAAGGAAGCCTTTTAACCAATTAGCATCAAGGATGCAGCGTGTCAGCCTGGTGAAATGCATGAACAAGGATGTGGGCCATGAGTGGTGGTTTGCCAAGGAGATCTTCTCACCATAAGTAGACATAATCCTGTAGAACTCCAAATACGACCAATTTGCTTTCATGAATCGAATGGCAATCTAGACCTATTGGTGCCCATGGccacgactaaatgatacgtgCCAAAAGTTACATGTATTTTAATTGAAGAGAACTTcaataattaatcaaaattatgcCTAATCGCAGCAATTGATATAATGACAATGTCTCAAATGCAAAAGTGCCTGCAACTTAAACTAGGTGTGCATGCCAAGCGAGAGGTGCGGCGCAGCAGAGAGCCAAAAGGACAAAAGTTGCATCCGTTCCGGTACATCTGCAATAATTCTCCAGCATGCTTTTAATGACATGAGGGATGAAACAAATCCAATGGCTATTAGAGGGATGTTTTActgaaataatattaattttttaaaaattattaaaataatattttttaaattatttatcaaaatattatttaaaccaaAGTCGCTCGATTTTATATGCTTACTCATCAATCTCATCATCAGCTGAAAAATAGATGGACGATAGTATCAGTCGTCCTATCGTAAGGTGCCTATATGAGTTGCTTTATGATAGGACGATTCTATAAGTTACCTTATGATAAGACGATTTATAGAGTTGCTCTATTatagaataattttgatatgtTCTTCTGCTCTAACCACTGACACAATGGTAACTTGGCACGGATCAATCTATGGATCGATCGCTTATTTTCATAGGTACAGCAAAGGTCGACCCATGGGTGGTCCTCCAGTGCAGGGATCGTCTCCTTTTGCATGCCAGCTCTAAAACATTCGTGCCAAATGTGCCATCCAAAAAAGAACGACCTAATGGTCATCCCTTCGTATCCAAAATTGATTTTCTCTCAATTTAATTTTCAAAACTTCCAAAAAATATTGTTTGTATTTCCAACTTGATGAAATGCTAAGTTTGGCATTCTCCAATCATctttatctatttaaaaatttttgacttttctgagatacaaatttaaatttttccAACCTTATTTATAATTAACATAGCAAAATATCTTAGAAATGATGGACAATCTCAAAATCCAACCATATAACCTATATCAAGCTCAACAATTAATTTTTTGCACAACCAACAAAAATTGTAACATGTGcattcagattaaaaaattttgtaatattaattttaaaataataaaatctaatagttgataattataaaattttttagcaaaaaaaatatgTACAAGTATTACAACTATCGAGAGAcgtatatatcaaaatattggGGTCTCCTCTATGTCCGTCTCTCGTAAATGCATGTCACCTCTGATTGTTGTCGTGATGGCTCCGACAGGGTATCGATCGGAAGGGAGGGAAGTGCTGGCGTACTCGGCCTATCAATATGTGCCCGGCATCTACCTCAAAAAACTCTTAGTCAACCTGTGAAAGCCCGGCCCACTAAgccctgtaaaaaaaaaaaaaaaaaaaacagagcaggaagactcccaatcggagtcttcctcttccccattttcgatcaaaaatcggagtcctagggccattaaaagaccctaggacgaactctataagaaccccctctctcctctatgggtagatccttcagtcaccgacgattgacggagatttttctccgattttctcgtttgaagccgcggcccctcgacctgtgctcgccgcgatttcatgccgttgggggtcaccggaggttgtggtaaggtctccctcctctccctctcttctctcccttctttcccgtgcctgtgggcaTGATTGCCGGCGACGGGGTCGCCGGATTTTGCTGGAAAAGAAAACCCCTGTTTTCGTTTCctcttttctccgattttccggcaccgacAGTCATCCCCGACCGCCGGTACAGGCCCTCCGAACTCGAGGGAAGGcctcccttgccgccggccaccgccggGCAAGGGGTGGCCGTGAACGGCCGATGTGgggaacggggacctctaggtcccctgttccggccaaagaaggccacgggagggaaaagaaaaagaaaaagaaaagaaaaaggaaaagaaaaagaaaaggaaaagaaaaaaaaagaaaaagaaaaagaaaaagaaaaagaaagaagaagaagaagaaaaagaaaagaaaaaaaatatagtcaaataataataattataataataataataataaaaaagaaaagaaaagaagaaaaaagaaaagaaaagaaaaatatataaaataataagaataaaaataatatatatatatataaaataataataataataataataataataataataataataataaaatacatgtgagagaaagtttctctcatttctctcttaagtctttctctctctagaattgaactttctctctctaccttctctctctagattttcttcctattttctctctctagacctcttatctctttttatggatttcgtctctctaggatcattctctctctgattgcatcacagaccctaggataaacttgagatgaaaatatgatgatctgagactgctccgaaaattcgtgcagtagattagatcctgatccgatccttcttcgaaattgataacatagaTCATGgtaaatccatattaagtcatcctgatataacctctgatgatttcaatcatgattgccacttttgaaggatatgaagattctctctccactttctctctctactttctctctcatgaccgactttctctctctaaaaaaaaagagggTCTATGAATCCTATATCGAGTCataccttcatcttttaggggttcatattgactctaacaagatgatccgaaattgctttgatatccgtgctataTGTccacctcatctgatcgtatcaaagatctttcaaatttattattaaagaaccctattgattgatcttgactttaattcgatctgtgcttcacgatttcttgatcaagtcacttaaatctgaccctcagatcagagaccctgaattgtcctggtatctggatggtccgacacatccggacaacagttcTCTTTCCTtacgatttaatcttattatatgcatggaataaaaattgacgatgatttgatattttaaataggattagctgattcttctaacgaagtctgaagatctaagatgaacgaggtaagtagatcttatgctccttatttatttttaaatgatcatgtttttatgcaaagaattgctattgatgaaatcataatttttcataaaataaggatcgacatatgtgatatgaaaaagcatgttttattgtaagcattgatttcatgaatatgtcttatgaaaatagcatgattatgaagcatgaatttcattgtttttccatctatgtatatgtatgctttaagaaaaagatataatgatttcaaaggctctcagatggctatgaatgaatctcttcggaaagatcgacatccggagctagcatccacacgaaacatggccctgccagcgggtataaagttggcacatgattAAGAActatgtcgattaagaaacatggccctgtcacgggtataatagtgaccttagcacgaatatctgtgagcaatgttttgaaacatgacatgaatacatgatgaaaatgatttacgattc from Elaeis guineensis isolate ETL-2024a chromosome 9, EG11, whole genome shotgun sequence includes these protein-coding regions:
- the LOC105051844 gene encoding zinc finger transcription factor YY1 isoform X5 translates to MMKALREKSKEPQTEEPKPEPTTEVLFLCSYEGCGKTFIDAGALRKHAHIHGERQYVCHFEGCGKKFLDSSKLKRHFLIHTGERDFICPHEGCGKAFSLDFNLRAHMRTHSLENYHICPYPECGKKYTHECKLKSHIKAHHEKNSVIDGIKHTAPADKLHNTPKTPVVAYGSASSDRPYACPYEGCGKAYIHEYKLNLHLRREHPGHNSEENGKHAPAADHAMDEASDQDAYIAKGGGGKNNKRSKPNLIQKMPPAKVPNRKDSNLAPANVSTVKKQWASKEVYEEDSEETEEDRDNVEEDGWRYQGVNGDDEETEDED
- the LOC105051844 gene encoding zinc finger transcription factor YY1 isoform X4: MWVPQDMVATGGKCSLLKWVTEDMMKALREKSKEPQTEEPKPEPTTEVLFLCSYEGCGKTFIDAGALRKHAHIHGERQYVCHFEGCGKKFLDSSKLKRHFLIHTGERDFICPHEGCGKAFSLDFNLRAHMRTHSLENYHICPYPECGKKYTHECKLKSHIKAHHEKNSVIDGIKHTAPADKLHNTPKTPVVAYGSASSDRPYACPYEGCGKAYIHEYKLNLHLRREHPGHNSEENGKHAPAADHAMDEASDQDAYIAKGGGGKNNKRSKPNLIQKMPPAKVPNRKDSNLAPANVSTVKKQWASKEVYEEDSEETEEDRDNVEEDGWRYQGVNGDDEETEDED